One genomic region from Pyrinomonadaceae bacterium encodes:
- a CDS encoding bifunctional 5,10-methylenetetrahydrofolate dehydrogenase/5,10-methenyltetrahydrofolate cyclohydrolase, whose protein sequence is MMALDKQRAQILDGRPAADAIKREVAEEVRELKGTRGVTPCLAAVLVGDDPASAVYVRNKVRACEEVGIASKHVALDPATSSEALLSVVRELNADNEVDGILVQLPLPKQIDDAIIIEAIDPLKDVDAFHPTNVGLLAMGRPRFVPCTPAGIIELLDRNNIEIAGANAVVVGRSQIVGRPVASLLLQRHATVTVCHSQTRDLPFVTRQADILIAAIGRPAFIRGDFIKAGAIVIDVGVNKISEAGQAHELFGDEAEKRIDAIKTRGYTLVGDVHPAEADAVAGQRTPVPGGVGLLTVAMLMRNTLQAAKWRRGLSAQD, encoded by the coding sequence ATGATGGCCTTAGACAAGCAGCGCGCGCAAATTCTCGACGGTCGACCAGCGGCCGACGCGATAAAGCGCGAAGTCGCCGAAGAAGTTCGCGAGCTGAAGGGAACGCGCGGCGTCACGCCGTGCCTGGCGGCGGTTTTGGTTGGCGACGACCCGGCGTCCGCGGTTTATGTGCGCAATAAAGTGCGCGCCTGTGAAGAGGTCGGCATCGCGTCAAAGCACGTTGCGCTGGACCCTGCCACGTCGAGCGAAGCGCTGTTGTCTGTCGTGCGGGAATTGAATGCGGACAACGAAGTTGATGGAATACTGGTTCAACTGCCGCTGCCCAAACAGATCGACGACGCGATAATCATTGAGGCCATCGATCCGTTGAAGGACGTCGATGCTTTTCATCCAACAAACGTCGGTCTGCTTGCCATGGGCCGGCCGCGTTTTGTGCCCTGCACACCCGCCGGCATCATCGAACTGCTCGACCGAAACAATATTGAGATCGCCGGCGCCAACGCCGTCGTCGTGGGTCGCAGCCAGATCGTGGGCCGCCCCGTCGCCAGTTTGCTCCTGCAACGTCACGCAACCGTGACGGTTTGCCATTCTCAAACGCGAGATTTGCCGTTCGTTACGCGCCAGGCAGACATTCTAATCGCAGCCATTGGACGGCCTGCATTCATTCGGGGCGATTTCATCAAGGCAGGCGCGATTGTGATCGATGTGGGCGTCAACAAGATTAGCGAAGCGGGCCAGGCGCATGAACTCTTCGGCGACGAAGCAGAGAAGAGAATTGACGCTATCAAGACGCGTGGCTACACACTTGTCGGTGATGTTCATCCCGCAGAGGCGGATGCTGTCGCCGGACAGCGGACGCCGGTGCCGGGCGGTGTTGGCCTGCTTACCGTCGCGATGTTGATGCGAAACACGCTACAAGCGGCAAAGTGGAGAAGAGGACTGAGTGCTCAGGACTGA
- the coaE gene encoding dephospho-CoA kinase (Dephospho-CoA kinase (CoaE) performs the final step in coenzyme A biosynthesis.), with amino-acid sequence MLKVGLTGSIAVGKSFVLSVLRDLGARTIDADAVAREVVEPGTAGLTAVVEEFGADILKPDGSLNRAALGSIVFADEEKRQKLNSILHPFIIALQDYVMRLWEQKTPEAIAVVDAALMIESGGYKRFDKLIVVHCQPQVQLERLMKRDNISREEAERRINAQMPQEEKKKHADYLIDTSAGFESARQQTTAVWQELRGTDFSL; translated from the coding sequence ATGCTCAAAGTCGGACTCACCGGATCGATTGCTGTGGGTAAATCGTTCGTATTAAGCGTACTGCGCGACCTGGGCGCGCGGACGATTGATGCTGACGCGGTGGCGCGGGAAGTCGTCGAGCCGGGGACGGCGGGCCTGACAGCCGTTGTCGAAGAATTTGGCGCTGACATTCTGAAACCCGATGGCTCGCTGAATCGCGCGGCACTTGGCTCGATAGTTTTCGCTGATGAGGAAAAGCGTCAGAAGCTTAACTCGATTCTTCATCCATTCATTATCGCGCTTCAGGATTACGTCATGCGGCTTTGGGAGCAGAAAACTCCCGAAGCGATCGCCGTTGTAGATGCAGCCCTAATGATCGAATCCGGCGGGTACAAACGATTCGATAAACTCATCGTTGTCCATTGCCAGCCGCAAGTCCAACTTGAGCGGTTGATGAAGCGGGATAACATTTCGCGCGAAGAAGCCGAGAGACGCATCAACGCACAGATGCCGCAGGAAGAGAAGAAGAAACACGCGGATTATCTGATTGACACGTCCGCAGGGTTCGAAAGCGCGCGGCAGCAAACCACAGCGGTGTGGCAAGAACTTCGTGGCACAGACTTCAGTCTGTGA